The stretch of DNA CATAGGCGTTCTTGGCTTTCAACGCATTATCGCTTTAACAGCAGGATATGATGCATGGATATCGGTGATTTTTGCAGGTTTAAGCATTCATATCATTATATGGATGATGTATAAAATACTTGAGACAGTCGATGGTGATATCATTACTGCCCATTCGTTTGTTTTTGGGAAGAAAATTGGTAAACTCCTTTCACTTCCATTTGTCCTTTATTTTTTGATGATTGCCTTGACCACTCTCAGAACATTTATTGAAGTCGTCCAAGTGTGGATGTTCCAGGATATGAGCACCTTTTGGTATTCCTTCGCTTTTTGTGGATTAGCCATTTATATTATCTTTGGAGGCTTTAGAACGGTTACCGGAGTGGCTTTTTTTGGAGTCGTCCTCCCTGCCTACTTAATCTTAACTTTTTTCTTTACGATTCCTTATGCAGATGTACAAAATTTGCTTCCTATATTTGATCACTCACTTAAGGATTTGGCTATGGCATCTTATCAAATGTCGCTAACCTACCTTGGGTACGAAGTATTGTTATTTATTTATCCCTATATTAAAGACCCTCAAAAATCGAAAAAGTGGGCACATTTAGGGGCCCTTTACACAACTGTACTCTATACTTTGCTTACAATTGTAACTTTCATCTATTTTTCAGAGGGACAGTTGCAAAAAAATATTTGGGCCACCCTCACGATGTGGAAAGTGGTTGAAATGCCCTTTGTTGAAAGATTCGAATACATTGGGATCGCTAATTGGAATATCATCATTCTCCCTAATTTTTGCATCGCCCTTTGGTGTGGTAGCCGGATTGTTAAAAGAGTAACCACCATAAAACAAAAATATGGCGTCCTACTTTTAGCAATGGCTACTTTAATTTTTATTAATTTTTTTAAGTCACGGGAACAAATAAATACTATTATCGACTATACTGGAAAAATTGCCTTTTTCCTTAATTACGGTTATATTCCGTTGTTATTTTTCCTTGTGTTAATTGTTAAGAAGGTGAAGAAAAAATGAGAAAATTCCTTACCTTAGTTATTGTTTCGGCCATTCTTACTGGATGCGTACGAAAAGAAATTTTAGACGATGTCAATCTAGAAACGGGAAGTGCCTATGATTATATTGATAATGATATCCGCGGTACGGCTCTCATTCCTGTTTATTTACCCGATAAATCAGTTGAAAATAAAACCTTTTCCGCTTCCTCTAGTCTAAGTAGAGACTTTTTAAGAGATGTTCAGCGTCAATCTTCTGACCCTCTCGTAACAGGATCGCTTAAAGTGGTTCTTTTTGGAGAAAAGCTTGCGAAGCAGAAAGGAATTTTAGCCCTCATCGACTCCTTTCAACGGGATCCAAGCATCGGTGCTGGCCTTTACCTAACTGTTACCGAAGGGGAAGCTAAAGATGTTATTGAAGGAAAATATGGAAAAAGAGGAAATGCTGTCTATCTCTCCAATCTTATTCGCCATAATATGAAGTCCAAAGATTTGCCGAAAACAAATCTACAACGATTTTTATTTGATTTTCACCAAAAGGGAAAATCCCCCTATCTGCCACAAATTCGTTCGTTAAGTGATGATCAAATAGAAATTAGCGGCATCAGCTTTTTTCGATATGGTAAAGTGGTTGAGACCATACCAGCTGCAGATATGTTTTATTTTAAGCTTCTTGTAGACAACTACAGTGAGGGAACCTTAAAGGTAAACATAGATAAAGAAATTGCATCCATCGAAAGTATTCGGTCGAAATTCAAGATGAAACTCGTAGCTAGGAATCCCTATACCGTAAATTTACACATTAAAGTGAAAGCCATGTTAAATGAATACACAGGAGCTATTGTGAAACCAAAAGATATAAAGAAGATTGAAAAAAAGGTGGAAAAGGACATTGAATCAGTTTGTCTTAAGTTAACAAAAGGTTTTCAAGATAAAGAAATTGATCCCGTAGGATTTGGCCATTTTATAAAAAGTAGAACAAGGAATTTCGACTTTAAAAAGTGGGATACAGACTATCAATATTTGAAAGTCAATGTTCATGCAGAAGTGAGCATAGTCGAATCAGGTGTCATTGAGTAAATTAAGCTAAAAAAAGAGACTCCCAGCCGTATTCAATTGCTAGGAGTCTCTACTAGTTAATTCATATTTTGTGACTGATTCATTTTGTAGATTTTAGCAGGCTTCGGAAGCGTAATCCCTGTAAAACCGTAAAAAACGGTGAGTAGCGGTGAAAATAAACAAAACAACGCAAATGGAAAATATTCTGTAACGGCAACCCCAAGGACTGAGGCTAAAAACACACCGCATACACTCCACGGTACGAGCGGATTAACAACTGTCCCCGCATCTTCAAGTACCCGTGAAAGATGCTTTGGTTCCAAGCCTGCTTTTTTGAAATGCTCTTTAAATGCGTTTCCAGGCAAAAGAATAGATAAGTATTGCTCACCAAGTATAAAATTTACTGCAATAGCCATTCCGGCCGTTGCACTGATTAATATGGACACACGGTTTAATAGGGAATTGATCATGGATAAAACCGCTGGTATAATTCCTA from Bacillus sp. SLBN-46 encodes:
- a CDS encoding Ger(x)C family spore germination protein, which codes for MRKFLTLVIVSAILTGCVRKEILDDVNLETGSAYDYIDNDIRGTALIPVYLPDKSVENKTFSASSSLSRDFLRDVQRQSSDPLVTGSLKVVLFGEKLAKQKGILALIDSFQRDPSIGAGLYLTVTEGEAKDVIEGKYGKRGNAVYLSNLIRHNMKSKDLPKTNLQRFLFDFHQKGKSPYLPQIRSLSDDQIEISGISFFRYGKVVETIPAADMFYFKLLVDNYSEGTLKVNIDKEIASIESIRSKFKMKLVARNPYTVNLHIKVKAMLNEYTGAIVKPKDIKKIEKKVEKDIESVCLKLTKGFQDKEIDPVGFGHFIKSRTRNFDFKKWDTDYQYLKVNVHAEVSIVESGVIE
- a CDS encoding GerAB/ArcD/ProY family transporter; the encoded protein is MEQLVPEKAKVSPFLVFFLVHTMQLGIGVLGFQRIIALTAGYDAWISVIFAGLSIHIIIWMMYKILETVDGDIITAHSFVFGKKIGKLLSLPFVLYFLMIALTTLRTFIEVVQVWMFQDMSTFWYSFAFCGLAIYIIFGGFRTVTGVAFFGVVLPAYLILTFFFTIPYADVQNLLPIFDHSLKDLAMASYQMSLTYLGYEVLLFIYPYIKDPQKSKKWAHLGALYTTVLYTLLTIVTFIYFSEGQLQKNIWATLTMWKVVEMPFVERFEYIGIANWNIIILPNFCIALWCGSRIVKRVTTIKQKYGVLLLAMATLIFINFFKSREQINTIIDYTGKIAFFLNYGYIPLLFFLVLIVKKVKKK